One stretch of Rattus norvegicus strain BN/NHsdMcwi chromosome 12, GRCr8, whole genome shotgun sequence DNA includes these proteins:
- the Hip1r gene encoding huntingtin-interacting protein 1-related protein isoform 1 (isoform 1 is encoded by transcript variant 1), with the protein MNSIKNVPARVLSRRPGHSLEAEREQFDKTQAISISKAINSQEAPVKEKHARRIILGTHHEKGAFTFWSYAIGLPLPSSSILSWKFCHVLHKVLRDGHPNVLHDCQRYRSNIREIGDLWGHLRDQYGHLVNIYTKLLLTKISFHLKHPQFPAGLEVTDEVLEKAAGTDVNNIFQLTVEMFDYMDCELKLSESVFRQLNTAIAVSQMSSGQCRLAPLIQVIQDCSHLYHYTVKLMFKLHSCLPADTLQGHRDRFHEQFHSLRNFFRRASDMLYFKRLIQIPRLPEGPPNFLRASALAEHIKPVVVIPEEAPEEEEPENLIEISSGPPAGEPVQVVADLFDQTFGPPNGSMKDDRDLQIENLKREVETLRAELEKIKMEAQRYISQLKGQVNSLEAELEEQRKQKQKALVDNEQLRHELAQLKALQLEGARNQGLREEAERKASATEARYSKLKEKHNELINTHAELLRKNADTAKQLTVTQQSQEEVARVKEQLAFQMEQVKRESEMKMEEQSDQLEKLKRELVAKAGELAHAQEALSRTEQSGSELSSRLDTLNAEKEALSGAIRQREAELLAAQSLVREKEEALSQEQQRSAQEKGELQGRLAEKESQEQGLQQKLLDEQFAVLRGAAAEAEAILQDAVSKLDDPLHLRCTSSPDYLVSRAQAALDSVSGLEKGHTQYLASSEDASALVAALTRFSHLAADTIVNGGATSHLAPTDPADRLIDTCRECGARALELMGQLQDQTKLPRAQPSLMRAPLQGILQLGQDLKPKSLDVRQEELGAMVDKEMAATSAAIEDAVRRIEDMMNQARHESSGVKLEVNERILNSCTDLMKAIRLLVMTSTSLQKEIVESGRGAATQQEFYAKNSRWTEGLISASKAVGWGATQLVESADKVVLHMGKYEELIVCSHEIAASTAQLVAASKVKANKNSPHLSRLQECSRTVNERAANVVASTKSGQEQIEDRDTMDFSGLSLIKLKKQEMETQVRVLELEKTLEAERVRLGELRKQHYVLAGGMGTPGEEEPSRPSPAPRSGATKKPPLAQKPSIAPRPDNQLDKKDGVYPAQLVNY; encoded by the exons GCCATCAGTATCAGCAAAGCCATCAACAGCCAGGAGGCCCCAGTGAAGGAGAAGCATGCCCGGC GTATCATTCTGGGCACTCACCATGAGAAAGGAGCCTTTACCTTCTGGTCCTATGCCATCGGCCTGCCGCTGCCCAGCAGCTCCATCCTCAGTTGGAAATTCTGTCACGTCCTTCACAAAGTCCTCCGAGATGGACACCCCAAT GTGCTGCATGACTGCCAGCGGTACCGGAGCAACATACGTGAGATTGGCGACTTGTGG GGCCACCTACGTGACCAGTATGGACACCTGGTGAATATCTATACCAAACTGCTGCTGACTAAAATCTCCTTCCACCTTAAG CACCCCCAGTTTCCTGCGGGCTTGGAGGTAACAGATGAAGTGTTGGAGAAGGCGGCGGGAACTGATGTTAATAACAT TTTTCAGCTCACTGTGGAGATGTTTGACTACATGGACTGTGAACTGAAGCTTTCTGAGTCAG TTTTCCGGCAGCTCAACACAGCCATCGCAGTGTCACAGATGTCTTCTGGCCAGTGTCGCCTGGCGCCGCTCATCCAGGTCATCCAGGACTGCAGCCACCTGTACCACTACACGGTGAAGCTCATGTTCAAGCTCCACTCCT GTCTCCCAGCAGACACCCTGCAAGGCCACAGGGATCGGTTCCACGAGCAGTTTCACAG TCTCAGAAACTTCTTCCGCCGAGCCTCGGACATGCTCTACTTCAAGCGACTCATCCAGATCCCCAGACTGCCTGAG GGACCCCCCAATTTCCTGCGGGCCTCAGCCCTGGCTGAGCACATCAAGCCGGTGGTGGTGATTCCAGAAGAGGCCccggaggaggaggagcctgagaaCCTAATTGAGATCAGCAGTGGGCCCCCTGCTGGGGAGCCAGTG CAGGTGGTGGCTGACCTCTTTGATCAGACCTTTGGACCCCCCAATGGCTCCATGAAGGATGACAG GGACCTCCAGATTGAGAACTTGAAGAGAGAGGTGGAGACCCTCCGTGCTGAGCTGGAGAAGATTAAGATGGAG GCCCAGCGGTACATCTCGCAGCTGAAGGGCCAGGTGAACAGCCTGGAGGCAGAGCTGGAGGAGCAgcggaagcagaagcagaaggccCTGGTGGACAACGAGCAGCTGCGCCACGAGCTGGCCCAGCTGAAAGCCCTGCAGCTGGAAGGCGCGCGCAACCAGGGCCTGCGAGAGGAGGCGGAGA GGAAGGCCAGTGCCACTGAGGCACGCTACAGCAAGCTGAAGGAGAAGCACAATGAACTCATTAACACGCATGCCGAGCTGCTCAGGAAG AATGCAGACACAGCCAAGCAGCTGACGGTGACACAGCAGAGCCAGGAGGAGGTGGCACGGGTAAAGGAGCAGCTGGCCTTCCAGATGGAGCAAGTGAAGCGGGAGTCTGAGATGAAG ATGGAGGAGCAGAGTGACCAGCTGGAGAAGCTCAAGAGGGAGCTGGTGGccaaggcaggagagctggcccatgCCCAGGAGGCCCTGAGCCGCACGGAACAG AGTGGGTCAGAGCTGAGCTCACGGCTAGATACACTGAACGCAGAGAAGGAAGCACTGAGCGGAGCCATTCGGCAGCGTGAGGCAGAGCTGCTGGCTGCCCAGAGCCTGGTGCGGGAGAAGGAAGAGGCTCTTAGCCAAGAGCAGCAGCGCAGCGCCCAGGAGAAGGGCGAGCTACAGGGGCGGCTGGCAGAAAAG GAGTCTCAGGAGCAGGGGCTCCAGCAGAAGCTGCTGGATGAACAGTTTGCAGTGCTGCGAGGTGCAGCCGCCGAGGCGGAGGCCATCCTGCAGGACGCAGTGAGCAAGCTGGATGACCCCCTGCACCTCCGTTGCACCAGCTCCCCAG ACTACTTAGTGAGCCGGGCTCAGGCAGCCCTGGACAGCGTGAGTGGCCTGGAGAAGGGCCACACCCAGTACCTGGCTTCCTCTGAGG ATGCTTCCGCCCTGGTAGCAGCACTGACCCGCTTCTCCCATCTGGCCGCGGACACCATTGTCAACGGTGGCGCCACCTCGCACCTGGCCCCCACTGACCCCGCTGACC GCCTGATCGACACGTGCAGGGAGTGTGGAGCCCGGGCTCTGGAGCTCATGGGACAGCTGCAGGACCAGACAAAGCTACCGAGGGCCCAGCCCAGCCTGATGCGGGCCCCTCTGCAGGGCATTCTTCAGTTGGGCCAG GACCTGAAGCCTAAGAGCCTGGACGTCCGGCAAGAGGAGCTAGGGGCCATGGTTGACAAGGAGATGGCAGCCACCTCTGCAGCCATTGAGGACGCTGTGCGGAGGATCGAG GACATGATGAACCAGGCCCGCCACGAGAGCTCAGGGGTGAAACTAGAGGTGAACGAGAG gATCCTCAACTCCTGCACAGATCTGATGAAG GCCATCCGGCTCCTGGTGATGACGTCCACCAGCCTGCAGAAGGAGATTGTGGAGAGCGGCAGG GGGGCAGCAACACAGCAGGAATTTTATGCCAAGAATTCACGGTGGACTGAAGGCCTCATCTCTGCCTCGAAGGCAGTGGGCTGGGGAGCCACACAGCTGGT GGAGTCAGCTGACAAGGTTGTGCTTCACATGGGCAAATATGAGGAACTCATCGTCTGCTCACACGAGATTGCAGCCAGCACTGCCCAGCTGGTGGCAGCCTCGAAG GTAAAAGCCAACAAGAACAGTCCCCACCTGAGCCGCCTGCAGGAGTGTTCCCGCACTGTCAACGAGAGGGCTGCCAATGTGGTGGCCTCCACCAAGTCTGGCCAGGAGCAGATCGAGGACAGAG ACACCATGGATTTCTCTGGCCTGTCTCTCATCAAGCTGAAGAAGCAGGAGATGGAGACACAG GTGCGAGTCTTGGAGCTGGAGAAGACGCTAGAGGCAGAGCGCGTACGGCTCGGGGAGCTTCGGAAGCAGCACTATGTACTGGCGGGGGGCATGGGGACACCTGGCGAAGAAGAACCCAGCAGACCCAGCCCAGCTCCCCGAAGTGGGGCCACTAAGAAGCCACCTCTTGCCCAGAAACCCAGCATAGCCCCCAGGCCGGACAACCAG CTCGACAAGAAGGATGGTGTCTACCCAGCTCAACTTGTGAACTACTAG
- the Hip1r gene encoding huntingtin-interacting protein 1-related protein isoform X2, producing the protein MNSIKNVPARVLSRRPGHSLEAEREQFDKTQAISISKAINSQEAPVKEKHARRIILGTHHEKGAFTFWSYAIGLPLPSSSILSWKFCHVLHKVLRDGHPNVLHDCQRYRSNIREIGDLWGHLRDQYGHLVNIYTKLLLTKISFHLKHPQFPAGLEVTDEVLEKAAGTDVNNIFQLTVEMFDYMDCELKLSESVFRQLNTAIAVSQMSSGQCRLAPLIQVIQDCSHLYHYTVKLMFKLHSCLPADTLQGHRDRFHEQFHSLRNFFRRASDMLYFKRLIQIPRLPEGPPNFLRASALAEHIKPVVVIPEEAPEEEEPENLIEISSGPPAGEPVVVADLFDQTFGPPNGSMKDDRDLQIENLKREVETLRAELEKIKMEAQRYISQLKGQVNSLEAELEEQRKQKQKALVDNEQLRHELAQLKALQLEGARNQGLREEAERKASATEARYSKLKEKHNELINTHAELLRKNADTAKQLTVTQQSQEEVARVKEQLAFQMEQVKRESEMKMEEQSDQLEKLKRELVAKAGELAHAQEALSRTEQSGSELSSRLDTLNAEKEALSGAIRQREAELLAAQSLVREKEEALSQEQQRSAQEKGELQGRLAEKESQEQGLQQKLLDEQFAVLRGAAAEAEAILQDAVSKLDDPLHLRCTSSPDYLVSRAQAALDSVSGLEKGHTQYLASSEALAFVPADASALVAALTRFSHLAADTIVNGGATSHLAPTDPADRLIDTCRECGARALELMGQLQDQTKLPRAQPSLMRAPLQGILQLGQDLKPKSLDVRQEELGAMVDKEMAATSAAIEDAVRRIEDMMNQARHESSGVKLEVNERILNSCTDLMKAIRLLVMTSTSLQKEIVESGRGAATQQEFYAKNSRWTEGLISASKAVGWGATQLVESADKVVLHMGKYEELIVCSHEIAASTAQLVAASKVKANKNSPHLSRLQECSRTVNERAANVVASTKSGQEQIEDRDTMDFSGLSLIKLKKQEMETQVRVLELEKTLEAERVRLGELRKQHYVLAGGMGTPGEEEPSRPSPAPRSGATKKPPLAQKPSIAPRPDNQVPGIGAGLGRSLPAVEWGLHSLSGTYASISSTEPLIFDPCSSTRRMVSTQLNL; encoded by the exons GCCATCAGTATCAGCAAAGCCATCAACAGCCAGGAGGCCCCAGTGAAGGAGAAGCATGCCCGGC GTATCATTCTGGGCACTCACCATGAGAAAGGAGCCTTTACCTTCTGGTCCTATGCCATCGGCCTGCCGCTGCCCAGCAGCTCCATCCTCAGTTGGAAATTCTGTCACGTCCTTCACAAAGTCCTCCGAGATGGACACCCCAAT GTGCTGCATGACTGCCAGCGGTACCGGAGCAACATACGTGAGATTGGCGACTTGTGG GGCCACCTACGTGACCAGTATGGACACCTGGTGAATATCTATACCAAACTGCTGCTGACTAAAATCTCCTTCCACCTTAAG CACCCCCAGTTTCCTGCGGGCTTGGAGGTAACAGATGAAGTGTTGGAGAAGGCGGCGGGAACTGATGTTAATAACAT TTTTCAGCTCACTGTGGAGATGTTTGACTACATGGACTGTGAACTGAAGCTTTCTGAGTCAG TTTTCCGGCAGCTCAACACAGCCATCGCAGTGTCACAGATGTCTTCTGGCCAGTGTCGCCTGGCGCCGCTCATCCAGGTCATCCAGGACTGCAGCCACCTGTACCACTACACGGTGAAGCTCATGTTCAAGCTCCACTCCT GTCTCCCAGCAGACACCCTGCAAGGCCACAGGGATCGGTTCCACGAGCAGTTTCACAG TCTCAGAAACTTCTTCCGCCGAGCCTCGGACATGCTCTACTTCAAGCGACTCATCCAGATCCCCAGACTGCCTGAG GGACCCCCCAATTTCCTGCGGGCCTCAGCCCTGGCTGAGCACATCAAGCCGGTGGTGGTGATTCCAGAAGAGGCCccggaggaggaggagcctgagaaCCTAATTGAGATCAGCAGTGGGCCCCCTGCTGGGGAGCCAGTG GTGGTGGCTGACCTCTTTGATCAGACCTTTGGACCCCCCAATGGCTCCATGAAGGATGACAG GGACCTCCAGATTGAGAACTTGAAGAGAGAGGTGGAGACCCTCCGTGCTGAGCTGGAGAAGATTAAGATGGAG GCCCAGCGGTACATCTCGCAGCTGAAGGGCCAGGTGAACAGCCTGGAGGCAGAGCTGGAGGAGCAgcggaagcagaagcagaaggccCTGGTGGACAACGAGCAGCTGCGCCACGAGCTGGCCCAGCTGAAAGCCCTGCAGCTGGAAGGCGCGCGCAACCAGGGCCTGCGAGAGGAGGCGGAGA GGAAGGCCAGTGCCACTGAGGCACGCTACAGCAAGCTGAAGGAGAAGCACAATGAACTCATTAACACGCATGCCGAGCTGCTCAGGAAG AATGCAGACACAGCCAAGCAGCTGACGGTGACACAGCAGAGCCAGGAGGAGGTGGCACGGGTAAAGGAGCAGCTGGCCTTCCAGATGGAGCAAGTGAAGCGGGAGTCTGAGATGAAG ATGGAGGAGCAGAGTGACCAGCTGGAGAAGCTCAAGAGGGAGCTGGTGGccaaggcaggagagctggcccatgCCCAGGAGGCCCTGAGCCGCACGGAACAG AGTGGGTCAGAGCTGAGCTCACGGCTAGATACACTGAACGCAGAGAAGGAAGCACTGAGCGGAGCCATTCGGCAGCGTGAGGCAGAGCTGCTGGCTGCCCAGAGCCTGGTGCGGGAGAAGGAAGAGGCTCTTAGCCAAGAGCAGCAGCGCAGCGCCCAGGAGAAGGGCGAGCTACAGGGGCGGCTGGCAGAAAAG GAGTCTCAGGAGCAGGGGCTCCAGCAGAAGCTGCTGGATGAACAGTTTGCAGTGCTGCGAGGTGCAGCCGCCGAGGCGGAGGCCATCCTGCAGGACGCAGTGAGCAAGCTGGATGACCCCCTGCACCTCCGTTGCACCAGCTCCCCAG ACTACTTAGTGAGCCGGGCTCAGGCAGCCCTGGACAGCGTGAGTGGCCTGGAGAAGGGCCACACCCAGTACCTGGCTTCCTCTGAGG CCTTGGCCTTTGTCCCTGCAGATGCTTCCGCCCTGGTAGCAGCACTGACCCGCTTCTCCCATCTGGCCGCGGACACCATTGTCAACGGTGGCGCCACCTCGCACCTGGCCCCCACTGACCCCGCTGACC GCCTGATCGACACGTGCAGGGAGTGTGGAGCCCGGGCTCTGGAGCTCATGGGACAGCTGCAGGACCAGACAAAGCTACCGAGGGCCCAGCCCAGCCTGATGCGGGCCCCTCTGCAGGGCATTCTTCAGTTGGGCCAG GACCTGAAGCCTAAGAGCCTGGACGTCCGGCAAGAGGAGCTAGGGGCCATGGTTGACAAGGAGATGGCAGCCACCTCTGCAGCCATTGAGGACGCTGTGCGGAGGATCGAG GACATGATGAACCAGGCCCGCCACGAGAGCTCAGGGGTGAAACTAGAGGTGAACGAGAG gATCCTCAACTCCTGCACAGATCTGATGAAG GCCATCCGGCTCCTGGTGATGACGTCCACCAGCCTGCAGAAGGAGATTGTGGAGAGCGGCAGG GGGGCAGCAACACAGCAGGAATTTTATGCCAAGAATTCACGGTGGACTGAAGGCCTCATCTCTGCCTCGAAGGCAGTGGGCTGGGGAGCCACACAGCTGGT GGAGTCAGCTGACAAGGTTGTGCTTCACATGGGCAAATATGAGGAACTCATCGTCTGCTCACACGAGATTGCAGCCAGCACTGCCCAGCTGGTGGCAGCCTCGAAG GTAAAAGCCAACAAGAACAGTCCCCACCTGAGCCGCCTGCAGGAGTGTTCCCGCACTGTCAACGAGAGGGCTGCCAATGTGGTGGCCTCCACCAAGTCTGGCCAGGAGCAGATCGAGGACAGAG ACACCATGGATTTCTCTGGCCTGTCTCTCATCAAGCTGAAGAAGCAGGAGATGGAGACACAG GTGCGAGTCTTGGAGCTGGAGAAGACGCTAGAGGCAGAGCGCGTACGGCTCGGGGAGCTTCGGAAGCAGCACTATGTACTGGCGGGGGGCATGGGGACACCTGGCGAAGAAGAACCCAGCAGACCCAGCCCAGCTCCCCGAAGTGGGGCCACTAAGAAGCCACCTCTTGCCCAGAAACCCAGCATAGCCCCCAGGCCGGACAACCAGGTACCAGGCATTGGTGCTGGGTTAGGGAGGAGTTTGCCAGCAGTGGAGTGGGGGCTACACTCACTCAGTGGTACATATGCTTCTATCTCCTCTACTGAGCCCCTCATCTTTGATCCCTGCAGCTCGACAAGAAGGATGGTGTCTACCCAGCTCAACTTGTGA
- the Hip1r gene encoding huntingtin-interacting protein 1-related protein isoform X1 has protein sequence MNSIKNVPARVLSRRPGHSLEAEREQFDKTQAISISKAINSQEAPVKEKHARRIILGTHHEKGAFTFWSYAIGLPLPSSSILSWKFCHVLHKVLRDGHPNVLHDCQRYRSNIREIGDLWGHLRDQYGHLVNIYTKLLLTKISFHLKHPQFPAGLEVTDEVLEKAAGTDVNNIFQLTVEMFDYMDCELKLSESVFRQLNTAIAVSQMSSGQCRLAPLIQVIQDCSHLYHYTVKLMFKLHSCLPADTLQGHRDRFHEQFHSLRNFFRRASDMLYFKRLIQIPRLPEGPPNFLRASALAEHIKPVVVIPEEAPEEEEPENLIEISSGPPAGEPVQVVADLFDQTFGPPNGSMKDDRDLQIENLKREVETLRAELEKIKMEAQRYISQLKGQVNSLEAELEEQRKQKQKALVDNEQLRHELAQLKALQLEGARNQGLREEAERKASATEARYSKLKEKHNELINTHAELLRKNADTAKQLTVTQQSQEEVARVKEQLAFQMEQVKRESEMKMEEQSDQLEKLKRELVAKAGELAHAQEALSRTEQSGSELSSRLDTLNAEKEALSGAIRQREAELLAAQSLVREKEEALSQEQQRSAQEKGELQGRLAEKESQEQGLQQKLLDEQFAVLRGAAAEAEAILQDAVSKLDDPLHLRCTSSPDYLVSRAQAALDSVSGLEKGHTQYLASSEALAFVPADASALVAALTRFSHLAADTIVNGGATSHLAPTDPADRLIDTCRECGARALELMGQLQDQTKLPRAQPSLMRAPLQGILQLGQDLKPKSLDVRQEELGAMVDKEMAATSAAIEDAVRRIEDMMNQARHESSGVKLEVNERILNSCTDLMKAIRLLVMTSTSLQKEIVESGRGAATQQEFYAKNSRWTEGLISASKAVGWGATQLVESADKVVLHMGKYEELIVCSHEIAASTAQLVAASKVKANKNSPHLSRLQECSRTVNERAANVVASTKSGQEQIEDRDTMDFSGLSLIKLKKQEMETQVRVLELEKTLEAERVRLGELRKQHYVLAGGMGTPGEEEPSRPSPAPRSGATKKPPLAQKPSIAPRPDNQVPGIGAGLGRSLPAVEWGLHSLSGTYASISSTEPLIFDPCSSTRRMVSTQLNL, from the exons GCCATCAGTATCAGCAAAGCCATCAACAGCCAGGAGGCCCCAGTGAAGGAGAAGCATGCCCGGC GTATCATTCTGGGCACTCACCATGAGAAAGGAGCCTTTACCTTCTGGTCCTATGCCATCGGCCTGCCGCTGCCCAGCAGCTCCATCCTCAGTTGGAAATTCTGTCACGTCCTTCACAAAGTCCTCCGAGATGGACACCCCAAT GTGCTGCATGACTGCCAGCGGTACCGGAGCAACATACGTGAGATTGGCGACTTGTGG GGCCACCTACGTGACCAGTATGGACACCTGGTGAATATCTATACCAAACTGCTGCTGACTAAAATCTCCTTCCACCTTAAG CACCCCCAGTTTCCTGCGGGCTTGGAGGTAACAGATGAAGTGTTGGAGAAGGCGGCGGGAACTGATGTTAATAACAT TTTTCAGCTCACTGTGGAGATGTTTGACTACATGGACTGTGAACTGAAGCTTTCTGAGTCAG TTTTCCGGCAGCTCAACACAGCCATCGCAGTGTCACAGATGTCTTCTGGCCAGTGTCGCCTGGCGCCGCTCATCCAGGTCATCCAGGACTGCAGCCACCTGTACCACTACACGGTGAAGCTCATGTTCAAGCTCCACTCCT GTCTCCCAGCAGACACCCTGCAAGGCCACAGGGATCGGTTCCACGAGCAGTTTCACAG TCTCAGAAACTTCTTCCGCCGAGCCTCGGACATGCTCTACTTCAAGCGACTCATCCAGATCCCCAGACTGCCTGAG GGACCCCCCAATTTCCTGCGGGCCTCAGCCCTGGCTGAGCACATCAAGCCGGTGGTGGTGATTCCAGAAGAGGCCccggaggaggaggagcctgagaaCCTAATTGAGATCAGCAGTGGGCCCCCTGCTGGGGAGCCAGTG CAGGTGGTGGCTGACCTCTTTGATCAGACCTTTGGACCCCCCAATGGCTCCATGAAGGATGACAG GGACCTCCAGATTGAGAACTTGAAGAGAGAGGTGGAGACCCTCCGTGCTGAGCTGGAGAAGATTAAGATGGAG GCCCAGCGGTACATCTCGCAGCTGAAGGGCCAGGTGAACAGCCTGGAGGCAGAGCTGGAGGAGCAgcggaagcagaagcagaaggccCTGGTGGACAACGAGCAGCTGCGCCACGAGCTGGCCCAGCTGAAAGCCCTGCAGCTGGAAGGCGCGCGCAACCAGGGCCTGCGAGAGGAGGCGGAGA GGAAGGCCAGTGCCACTGAGGCACGCTACAGCAAGCTGAAGGAGAAGCACAATGAACTCATTAACACGCATGCCGAGCTGCTCAGGAAG AATGCAGACACAGCCAAGCAGCTGACGGTGACACAGCAGAGCCAGGAGGAGGTGGCACGGGTAAAGGAGCAGCTGGCCTTCCAGATGGAGCAAGTGAAGCGGGAGTCTGAGATGAAG ATGGAGGAGCAGAGTGACCAGCTGGAGAAGCTCAAGAGGGAGCTGGTGGccaaggcaggagagctggcccatgCCCAGGAGGCCCTGAGCCGCACGGAACAG AGTGGGTCAGAGCTGAGCTCACGGCTAGATACACTGAACGCAGAGAAGGAAGCACTGAGCGGAGCCATTCGGCAGCGTGAGGCAGAGCTGCTGGCTGCCCAGAGCCTGGTGCGGGAGAAGGAAGAGGCTCTTAGCCAAGAGCAGCAGCGCAGCGCCCAGGAGAAGGGCGAGCTACAGGGGCGGCTGGCAGAAAAG GAGTCTCAGGAGCAGGGGCTCCAGCAGAAGCTGCTGGATGAACAGTTTGCAGTGCTGCGAGGTGCAGCCGCCGAGGCGGAGGCCATCCTGCAGGACGCAGTGAGCAAGCTGGATGACCCCCTGCACCTCCGTTGCACCAGCTCCCCAG ACTACTTAGTGAGCCGGGCTCAGGCAGCCCTGGACAGCGTGAGTGGCCTGGAGAAGGGCCACACCCAGTACCTGGCTTCCTCTGAGG CCTTGGCCTTTGTCCCTGCAGATGCTTCCGCCCTGGTAGCAGCACTGACCCGCTTCTCCCATCTGGCCGCGGACACCATTGTCAACGGTGGCGCCACCTCGCACCTGGCCCCCACTGACCCCGCTGACC GCCTGATCGACACGTGCAGGGAGTGTGGAGCCCGGGCTCTGGAGCTCATGGGACAGCTGCAGGACCAGACAAAGCTACCGAGGGCCCAGCCCAGCCTGATGCGGGCCCCTCTGCAGGGCATTCTTCAGTTGGGCCAG GACCTGAAGCCTAAGAGCCTGGACGTCCGGCAAGAGGAGCTAGGGGCCATGGTTGACAAGGAGATGGCAGCCACCTCTGCAGCCATTGAGGACGCTGTGCGGAGGATCGAG GACATGATGAACCAGGCCCGCCACGAGAGCTCAGGGGTGAAACTAGAGGTGAACGAGAG gATCCTCAACTCCTGCACAGATCTGATGAAG GCCATCCGGCTCCTGGTGATGACGTCCACCAGCCTGCAGAAGGAGATTGTGGAGAGCGGCAGG GGGGCAGCAACACAGCAGGAATTTTATGCCAAGAATTCACGGTGGACTGAAGGCCTCATCTCTGCCTCGAAGGCAGTGGGCTGGGGAGCCACACAGCTGGT GGAGTCAGCTGACAAGGTTGTGCTTCACATGGGCAAATATGAGGAACTCATCGTCTGCTCACACGAGATTGCAGCCAGCACTGCCCAGCTGGTGGCAGCCTCGAAG GTAAAAGCCAACAAGAACAGTCCCCACCTGAGCCGCCTGCAGGAGTGTTCCCGCACTGTCAACGAGAGGGCTGCCAATGTGGTGGCCTCCACCAAGTCTGGCCAGGAGCAGATCGAGGACAGAG ACACCATGGATTTCTCTGGCCTGTCTCTCATCAAGCTGAAGAAGCAGGAGATGGAGACACAG GTGCGAGTCTTGGAGCTGGAGAAGACGCTAGAGGCAGAGCGCGTACGGCTCGGGGAGCTTCGGAAGCAGCACTATGTACTGGCGGGGGGCATGGGGACACCTGGCGAAGAAGAACCCAGCAGACCCAGCCCAGCTCCCCGAAGTGGGGCCACTAAGAAGCCACCTCTTGCCCAGAAACCCAGCATAGCCCCCAGGCCGGACAACCAGGTACCAGGCATTGGTGCTGGGTTAGGGAGGAGTTTGCCAGCAGTGGAGTGGGGGCTACACTCACTCAGTGGTACATATGCTTCTATCTCCTCTACTGAGCCCCTCATCTTTGATCCCTGCAGCTCGACAAGAAGGATGGTGTCTACCCAGCTCAACTTGTGA